The region ggaggaggaaaacacatttttaaatgaaaaccaatCTTGAAATCTTCCATTCATGTTAAATTAGAAGCAGAAAGCCATGTGCACAAGGCTAAGCCTGATCCAAACCCCATCAACACCGAAGGAAGGATTTCTAATGGCTTTCAATGGCTTTAAAATTGGCTTTTAGAGTGTCTAAGATGCAACCATGACATAAAAAAGAACAACCCAGAGCCTCTGTCTTTACTGTTCTATTACTTCAATCTTCTCACCTATTTTTCATTCAGCTGTACAACCTCCTGCTGTAAAACCATAGCCCATAGCCGTTAAGTGTGAGCTGCACAGAGCCCATACACACACAATTCCCAATTCTGCCAcctttgcttatttttcaaagcacaaATGTATGTGGAGGAGCGAGTTACTGCTCTGGATCAGGGGATGAACTACCAGGGCAGAGACAGGAAAGATTTTCCCACTGATTTTAAGCAACCTGGGGGCCCTTCGGACTGATTGCCAGCTCTTGTCAAGGACTTGAAGACAGAGCTCAACCGCTGATAAAATCTGTAATAATGTTCAAGCAGGtgttaaagaaaatgctgtatCCTTCGAACAAATTTCTTTCCACCATTTTAACTTCAAAGTTATCCTCTGGGAAAAGTGCTTCTTTGGAGAACACAACTGTTGAGATGCTCCACCTGGCTCAGAAACCACGTTTGGGTTCAGAAGAGCACACGCACGCACGCCTGGGTGTGCCCTGTGAATGGTCTCCGCGGAAGCTCCATGAAGCACGTACCTGGCCGGCACACGGGGTAGAAAAACTCTGATGCTCTCATTGCCTATAATAAGGGTTGAAAAATTCATTGACTGAATACATTATTTAATGAAAGGACTAATCGATGCAATAAACTATTTAGAGTCTAGTATTAGACCAGCTGTGCTTGTCCCACACTATTAAATTCAACAGCTACGATGCTGTTTCTCCTGGtcatctttctccctttttgaTTGAAAACATGAACAAGTGTTTGGGCTGGAACTTAGAGTTTAATTGACTTCTAAAGAAGCATAACGAGTTGTTTGTACTTCAATAGGAGACGTTCACAGCTCTTTCCTCTGAGCCGATGGGACATATAAGCCATTCCAGGCAGGTAATAATTCCAGGTTCTTGACTGGGAAATGTCACTACTTGGGAACTGCCAGGGATAAGCAGGCAATACAATAAAAACACTTCTATTTCAACATCCATTCTTATCGTTTAGACAAAACTACAACTGCAATTTCACCCTATTGTCTGTAAAGTGTCAGGAGCTGATAAAACACTGGTGGAAGGAATTGTTGCCATAAAGGGGGGGCTACATCAACACCTTGAGCCAAGACTTGTGCTCCCAACTCTTATCTCTCCTCCATGGGGAAATAGGACGGCGAAGCCGGCACCAGGCAGTTGCCAAGGATGCTGAAATGCTGACGGTTGTGTGTGCGTAGAAATATGGGAACATATGGGCAGCATCATGTTCCCGtctatttcagaaagcaaaagggaATGAGTGTGAAATAAATTCATATCAATAACAGGATGTGaatttttacaggaaaatgaaatagaaGAGGTGGAAAAAGTGGCTCCTATTGGAGGGCAGGGTTTGTAAGGGACCAGGGCTGCATCTCAGTGGGATTTGCTGCTCATATACACGCAGCACATGAGGAAAACGTAATCAAAAATTACATTATCCTGTGTACGTTCATAGCACACACTGGCCCACAAACGTATACGCACATGATTGGGATCCACTGGAGTtcctcttgtttttattttgtaatgcaCAGCTGAGTGAGCAGCCTTTGAGTGTATTGAATTGCTTTCCATGGTAACTAATTGTGATTTCAGAAACGCAGGTTCTGCAATGGTACAAGATGAAATGGAGCTGAATATGGAAGCAGCTGGTAAGAAGAAAATCACTTGCTTATGAAATAGTATTTAATGACTGAGACTGATGGAGCAGAAAAAATGAGGGGTGGCAGGGACTAGAAACAAGGCAGCTCTCCGTTACCTTCATGTATTTCCTTAGACTTTGAATTCCTCAGGAAAGTGTCTGGTGaatatttaaggaaagaaatccTCCCTATGTGGGCTGCCTTCCCATCACCCCACCTACTGTTTTATTGAGAAGGAGACTATTAAAAATCTAGCTGTATAAAATCAAAGAAAGTGTCAGGGAATTAAATTACgattaaattattattactggtttaaaaaaaaatgggaatgcTTTTACAAAAACATATCCATTCTGCTATGAAAAACCAAAGGAAGAGCGTGTTCTGAgcaatattaaaacaaattgaaaaaaaagcttcCCCAGACTGTGGGTGTCTCACTGCCCCCCTGCACCCAGAGCTTGGATAGATTTTTAGATTGATGGGGATGTGCATTCAGAGTAGGGAAAACGTATATTTAGGCATATGTAAAGTCAAATCATTTGTCAAGTTAAGTACCAATTTTATTTACCCAGCAGACAGTCATGtttttattatataaatatatatctaGGCActtaaaatgtgaatatttgACACAAGCCTGTTTGACAACTAGCACAGAGCCAttcaaatgtattaaaaatattcatgatCTTCAATCCAATCACTCTGTAACCTTCAGCATGGGTCTGACAGCGGAGCAGCCGTAAATCTGAGGTGGTGGTTTATTTACCTTATGAACCATAACTGCACCTTTAGCACTCTCAGGCTACAATCCACGTCCAACCAGAATAACAAAGGTATTGCAAGCAAACCATACATTAAAcaagaaagttattttaatgATTGCTCCCCAAATACCCAAAGGCACTAATCAACACTGTGGAATAATGACCTACAAATTTGTGTGATTAGTACACATTTTTAGCATTACAATACTTTCCAACCGCTTCGGGTGGCACATGAAGTGAAATACGTCTTTCATCCGCAACAGCTTTGTCCTGAACACCCTTCCATTTGTTTAGTTTAACAGAAgaacatatcacagaatcacagaataaccataTCAAACCAAACCTGAGCTGTAAGAACAGTACTGGGCTGCCAAACTCTCTCTGCCTTTGAGCTCTTTCTACAGATCAAATTGGACACACACCTGACTGAACTGATGTTGACGTTAACTCCTCAAAGAGCTATGAAACGGTGGGAAATCAGATCCACAGATCTGCTGGCTCCGTGTAACACAACAGATGATGAAACACCTCGACTGAGGACCcgtttacattgctttttatCCATTGCAAATCCCTTTGTATGGAGTCAAGTAGAAAGCTCACAAATCACTTTTTAAAGGAACTACCACAAAGTATAGACGTCAAATAGACCTTTTACAACAGAACACAAAAttcaaatgacatttttcagaaaagcacttGAAACCTTAACACTTAGGTCCTGACAACATTAGATCACTTTAAGCTGTAAACCTTAAAAAGTTTTATGTgattaaataaaatcaacatTACAATTTCCAGTTATAATAATTATTGAACAGATTGTAACAATAAGATATAATTATAATGTAAACATCACGCTCAGGACACTGGTACTGAGAAAACTCTCATTTTTCTAGAGATTTATACCTGCTCATAGTAAAATCAGTAACAACTGGAGAAGAGGTTATAATATTTCCTCTTACATATTGATATCAGTGGTCTGCAAGCAGCAGTCTAGGCAACACCATCCTCTTTTCAATAATGGTTTACAGAATCACTACTACCTTAAAAAACCTCTCCAGCTCAAATACTACTGCCAGGTATCAATATAACATTTGGAAGGAAACACCTAATCCCTTTAGATTTGTTATTTGCCTGTGTACATGTAGACGTGTGAGGTTTTATCTCTACTTATATCTAAACCTCACAACCTTCAAGGCTGAACTACCTCTAGATAAGAAATACAAGACCTTTTTTTATACCTGAGACATTTTTGCATATTGATGTCTTTGTACCTTTATTTGCAGGTACGCACAGAAGTCCTTCACTCTTTTGTGGGGTCTCACTCAAAGGCCATTAGAGTTAGCTGGATTCTCCCTGCTAACTCCATGGACTTTGGCTGAGTCCTTTCTTATCTAACCTGGATGCAAAATCAGAGCCGtagcagaattaaaaaatatatttaaatgaagaGTTGCTGTACAAGCAGACAGGCTGGTTTATACAAATCCAGAGCTAATTCACCATTCCTGACACTGTTCACAATGCCCGATTCAAAAGAGAATTACAGTCCTTCACACAGGATGACACGTGTTTCTACTTGTTGGTAAAATACAAAACCCCAGACCTTCAGAATGTTTCTTCAGGTGATGGATCATTGGCTAAACACAACATGTTGAAAATGCTCCTTCCCAGCTGACCTGTTTCCTGGTTCTTGAGAAGATCAACACTCTTCTCCACCCAGCAAGCCAGGAAGCCCGGCGTGGAGGACTACCAAGTTGATGTAGCTACATTACATTAAGGTCACAGGTCAGTGCAGATGGCCTGAGATTTTCAAACAGATTTGGGGAGCTTAGGAGCCCCGTTCCTCCTGAAAGTCAACATTTGGATGCCTAAATCCCGCAGATTCATCAGGAAGTCCCAGCTGTGCCCAGCCCAGCTTTCAGCTCTTTGGCCCTGGAAGCACATGTGCTGAGAGTTGAAGCACACGTGTTAGCAGGGGCACAAGTTACATAAGGCTCTTACAGAATTTCACAGTGCTACTTAATATGGCAAACACCAAACTAAATTTAAAGGATCCCTTTGTAATCTAAACATCTcaattaaaaccaagaaaaagttCACCATGTTTCACTCCATTTTGCTTCTGACGGGGAATTACCTAGAAGTGCTTACGTGCAAATGGAGTGGTATCATCTTTGATAACACAGCAATTagaatttctgctttcattacATAGTTTAGCCGATGGAAAGATACAAGTGGAAGTGCAATGAAATGTGCTTTTTGACACAGAATTGGACATACttgaaaaatcagcaaaataaTAGTACTATATTCATGAAAGACATCACCAAATGAGTCACTTTCCAAGTAAATTGGTGCGCCCTTTTTACGTTGCAGAAACATTGGGGTTTTGCACTATATTTTACAGCAAAGTGTTGATTTCAGTGATGATGGTCAGCAAAGTTGTCTCGAAACAGCTCTTTGCTCTACTGTACAGgcatataaaaggaaaaaggaaagctaCATCTCACTGGCAATAGGACTCCACAGAACTCAGAACTTTTAGAAATGTTTGATGAAAAATAGCGGTACATAGGatatttctgtgtaaaataaagcaaacactCTTTCCCAAGTGGCAGAAATTTCTAAGACCTGACACCTGTTTTCAAAGATGGTGAGGACGCACAGCGATGAACTCATAGTACAACACAGTGATGTACGAAGCATCAGATGTAAGAAACTCTACTGCTTACATTTCCAGTTGGCTGTTCCAGTGTTACAACTGCACCCATTCTAAATCTCCTTCCATTACTGTTCTTCCTTGTATCACAATCAGCCCCTAAACTGGAGGAGTTCTGGTCAGAACACCTCAAATCCATCTTTCATTACTATTCCTCCTTGTACCACAGTCAGCACCTAAACCGGTGGAGTCCTAGTTGGAACGCCTCCGATCCATCTCTCCCAAACCTGCTCACACTGAAGCAAACGGTTCACACCTCACTGACCTTCAGTGCTACCAACACTTAGTGACCCATCGGCGGAGAGCCAAGGGCAGGCGTTTCCCTTTCTGTAATTCAGGTGCTCTCCAGCATGATCGCCAACAGCATTACGGCTTTCATGGAGCAACTGCTTCAGGGAGGCACTTACGGGACATGTTTAAAACTTATCTTTggtaaacacacacacacacaaactttTAACTAAGGTTTTACTTCCTGATAATAAGATAACTCTTCGTTTGCTACTAGTGTACGTGTGCAGGTATCGAAACGTATGCAGGACAGTGCtaatataaaatactttttcaaatgCCACTGCCAAGGATTTGTTTTAATTCACCTAAAAACATTGCAGTCCTAGGCTTTTTGGTTTTTCCTGACTCCATTTATATTCATTGAAGCATCTCTGATCAATAACAAATTAGCAATAGAAAGCTAGCCCTATGTGCTCAATTTTCCCTCTCTTTCGCCTTCTATTACCTTGTTTTTCAAGACCAATTTAATCAGAGGAGTTGTATCTCTTACAACCTTCATTATCTGCGAGGCAGATCCGGGGGTTTGATGCTGCGTTACTTAAGCAGCCAAATCTCTCACTCAGATCAGTGAAATCTGGGCGTATGCAAAAATGCCAAGTCTCCTCTTTGTGTTTCCTGCtaactctgctctggtgaggaGTGGGACCTCGTGTCTTTGATGGGAGCTGAGGAGTGATCAGAACAGAGCCCATAAAGCAGAGCCCAAACCAGCCCATCAATGTATGTTTTCTAAAGGTGCTGCAAATAAATGCTGCTGGAACTGCATGGGTATAACTGATGGATGAGCTACTTTAACGTACCCAGAACACTATCACTTCTAAAATCAGACATTTCTACTGAGAGGTATTTTATTGACTTGATTTTTCATATACACTATTTAAATTTTGCTTAAGAATTTTTTAGAACCCAGAAGTTAGtgcatttcattttataaaattagAATAATTTATATCCTTCTCTTTTCATCAAAAAAAAGTATAGCCCAAACACACGTAGGAGTATAAATACATCATGAATAATGACAGCCATCTCACTTATTTTATGATCTGCTTAGACACTGACCAACCAAATAACTTTGGCAACTTGCACAAAGATATGTCCTTAAATCAAAAGTGCTGATAAAATTTGCTTAATGAGGCCTTTATTATGGAGAGAactggaaagagagaggagtgTAATTGCTGAGGAGGTTCTCGTGTTCCTAAACCAGGCCGCTCTGCATTTGTATGTGAAATGGGTACGGCTGGTAGATGATAGGGGGTTGTCCGTGAGCAATGTAGTAATTGCTGAAGTTTCTGTCACTGATATACGGAGCAGGTTGATAATAGCACGTTACATTGGCTGCATTCGGGATGATATTTTGTTCTCCGAGTACTTTTAAAGCCAGAATTGTGATCATATTCAGAGTTTGTCTCCGTTCATGCCCCATGAGACAGACCGTGCTCTCGTTTACAACTCCACGCAGAGTCATCAAGTAGTCatacttgcttttctcttccccaaTGAAGTGGTTGCGCAGATACGACTcaattttcctctgctgctcagcaACATCTGGAAAATCAATGAAAAACCTGGAGCACATGTAACGTTCCAGAGATTTAATTTCAGCCTGATCGGCTGGCTTAAAGTCACGAACCAGGAGATTGCTGTACTTCAGGAGGCCGCCTCCTCTGATTTCCTCTGGGTTCCTCGTGGAAATCAGTTTGTATTTCAAGTGGTCCATCGCTTCGTTGAAGTCTCCATACATACTCTCGGCGATAACAGCGGGGTGAGACTCTTCCGTCAGTTTGCAGTCTGTCGCTCTGTAAACACTGAGGATGGAGTCCAGAATGATTTGGAAGGAGTCCACGCTGAACTCGAACTGCCGCCTGAGTGAGTTGACAAACTTCAATTCTACGTTCTTGCCGCTGTTGTTTGACAGCGAGATGAGACTCCAGCGATCGTGGTCGGTGGAGACTTTGACCATTTTCTGCACATAGGCATCTTTCATGGTCTGGGCAgtgattttttccttattaacACATTTTGGCAAGAAGTCCAATAGGCAATGAAGAACTGCTTCCTTAACAACCTGGAACTCGAGCTCACTTGGAAGTTCCACCCCAAAAATGATGTCTAGGTCCTTATAGCTGGTTCCGTTCTGCTTTACCAGGATGTGGCTGGCTGTCGAACCGTTCAGGCGGATATCTCTAACATTGATTTGCTTTTCAATAAGCTGTTCCTTGACCATGTGAATGATATCCTTTGGCTTTACATCCAGCGTTGGAAAATTTCCTCTCCCGTGAATGGGTATGGCCTCAGCTAAAACTTGATCCAGGATTTTAATCTGATCCCAGGTGAGACTACTGAACCTGTGCTCTGACTCCTCAGTCATTGTGATGTCGGTTGGCTAACTAGGgagaaacaaattaagaaagaaCTGTTAGAACTTGCTCAAATACAAGAGCACCTGACATTTCACCGGGTTATAACAAACATGTATCTCCCTTCCTCAGTGCAGTGACAAAGCAGTTGGTTTCACAGAGACACAGTTAACGGTCTGAGTCAGCCACTGCACTTGTCACAGGCttttaattgaattttaatGTGCTCGGGTTTTAATCCTGCTGAGAAGCCATTGTGGTATTGTATAATCCGTGACTCAAAGTAAATGCAGTAAACCATACAGACTTCATCTAAAACTACTCAGAGGTTAACGAGATTAAATACTCGGTGGTTAGAATGAAACTCCAACTAAGTTTCACTGTGAAGAGCTGAAATGAGCAAAATGGGCAAAACTGATACTCTCTGTCTGTAAAGTGATTCCTGGAGAATCCAGTGATGCTCTGTGCGTTCAGAGCCTCAAGAGTAATGTCTGAGCAATGCCTTAGGAGAAATACTAAGGGTTCTGTGCTGAAATCCGCCTTCTACTTTGACAAGCAAGGAGAATGTCCCAGGAAATCCAGGAATTAAGTTGTCAAGAATATAATTAATTTATAGATTGACCtaaataaacttttctttcttatatttacTGATTTGCTTCCAGTTTGCAAGCTGGTACATGGCCCCGCACTTTTGTAGAAGGaatttctcttgttcttttccttAATCCTGTCTGGCAACAAGAACAATTTCCAGGCATTTTATTGTCATTAGGAGCCTTATTTCTTCAAGCAGAGGCAAATCTATATACCGAGGTGCTCAGGCTAACCTCGGGAGTCCTTATTAATGCAAGGGAGCTCAGTTACAATAAATCAGCAGCAGTGCTGAGGCTATAATTACTCAAATCTTTGTGTAAAACAAGAGAGAACAAGGGACAGAAGGATGGCAACACACTGCACGTGGCCACAGCCGCCAGACGAAGCTGAACATAAGTGAGTGCTGGGGTTGTATGGTTTCTAACCTTACCATAAGGTTAGAAAAAGATTTCCCTGATTCACATTCCAGCTTGTGCTTGGACATTCAGCTGATGAAGTGGTTGCAATGTGGAAGAATGTTTAGTTTGTGTGGGATCATTAAACACAGTTttgctattatttatttttatactgaaaTCAGAGGCTCTAATTTTCTTCGGCAGGGTTTAGACCAAACAGCTACGAGTTTGATTTTACAATGATGCTGGAAGGTTTAGTTTAGTTAACCACCTTCCAGCGCTCTGCCATACACCAGATTCAtcagaagaacaaaagcagatttGGCTTCACATCCGAACAAAGAAAATCTGCTACACTAATGAGTGCTTTCATGTTCCACACCACTTTCATAAAAACAGATACTTACAGTCTAGAGGACAGGCTCATCAAATTTAGCTCATATTTTACCAATGAACTGTTTAAGATTCCCTTTTTATACACTCTATAATGTTGCTTCAGTGCCTTTTCAAAGGGTTTGCAGGGTGCTGGcattctcaagcagaatacatCTGAAAGAGTTTTTGTGCAGCTGTGTTCGCTCCATTCTCTTCCCTTTGCCTCTATCTGCTCCCTATTTATCTGTTTTCCAACAGATATAGAGAATAGTTTAATGCTCCAATTGTCTTTACTTTGTTTGAAATCGATTGCAAAGGGATCTCTTAAAGATCAAGCCAAATGCCATCGGCTGCTGCAGTAGCCTTGCTTTGGGGGCGACCCCAGTGATGCTCAAGGTAACTATTGCTGTCCTCCCCTCACATCTTTGTGCTGGCTTTGCTGCATACACATTATATGCATTACCAATGATTTCCATGATATCTTGCTAACGCTTTATTTTAATCCAAAGATACATTTCTCTATTACACTggacattttaaagcattttgtgtGATCACTGACTTAAGGACTGCAGCTAGCATTAGCTCTGCAAGCAAGAATGTCAACTG is a window of Phaenicophaeus curvirostris isolate KB17595 chromosome 13, BPBGC_Pcur_1.0, whole genome shotgun sequence DNA encoding:
- the TENT5D gene encoding terminal nucleotidyltransferase 5D, which translates into the protein MTEESEHRFSSLTWDQIKILDQVLAEAIPIHGRGNFPTLDVKPKDIIHMVKEQLIEKQINVRDIRLNGSTASHILVKQNGTSYKDLDIIFGVELPSELEFQVVKEAVLHCLLDFLPKCVNKEKITAQTMKDAYVQKMVKVSTDHDRWSLISLSNNSGKNVELKFVNSLRRQFEFSVDSFQIILDSILSVYRATDCKLTEESHPAVIAESMYGDFNEAMDHLKYKLISTRNPEEIRGGGLLKYSNLLVRDFKPADQAEIKSLERYMCSRFFIDFPDVAEQQRKIESYLRNHFIGEEKSKYDYLMTLRGVVNESTVCLMGHERRQTLNMITILALKVLGEQNIIPNAANVTCYYQPAPYISDRNFSNYYIAHGQPPIIYQPYPFHIQMQSGLV